The Diachasmimorpha longicaudata isolate KC_UGA_2023 chromosome 14, iyDiaLong2, whole genome shotgun sequence genome includes a region encoding these proteins:
- the LOC135169258 gene encoding NPC intracellular cholesterol transporter 1 isoform X4 — MTVCSGMSSMKASLLLLFTIVSVTVINGEDGHCIWYGSCHRDALDHAKYCPYSGPAKPLDPEGQGFLAKLCPHMIQAPGKEIKTCCNTEQLKILDQNILLAASILSRCPSCLGNLVKHFCEFTCSESQSEFLNITKFGPNDTYIDGVDLYVTNNYLEETFKSCSRVSVPSTGQLAFDLMCGDWASSHCTPKRWFEFMGDAANNPYVPFQITYIGTNKKVGNFTPMDPNITPCSKPYNSTTAACSCVDCEESCPVPPPAPLPPKPFSLFGYDGYAVTMTIIFILGTPLFLLSIVCFTNRKTIGVTSADDLPSGLQEEESTMIEKLGANTDKFLQEFFCAWGVFCAKRPVEVLLMSACVIIALGCGIRYTHVTTDPVELWASATSRSRVERQYFDSHFEPFYRNEQIIISAVGLPNIIHNTSDGMISFGPVFHREFLTTILELQEGIKAIKTKNNYTLADICFAPMTNAFTGPPTVEKCTIQSIWGYWTNSMERFNETDEEHGYTINYLDHFKTCTNNPYNSECLAPYGGPIEPAIAVGGFLSPGQSLKDPPYEKATAIVLTFLVNNYHNKSKLQPAMEWEKTYIEYMKNWVATKKPSYMDVAFTSERSIEDELYRESQSDISTILVSYIIMFAYITVSLGQMKSCSRLLIDSKITLGLGGVLIVLTSVISSVGLFGFIGLPATLIIIEVIPFLVLAVGVDNVFILVQTHQREGRRPNESIPEHIGRILGQVGPSMLLTSVSESCCFFLGGLSDMPAVKAFALYAGMALLIDFLLQITCFVSLLTLDTLRYSGNRMDVCCWIRGSKKDSGEEVVDGVLYKIFKLAYVPFLLKKWVRAGVMVIFFGWLCTSIAVVPHIEIGLDQELSMPEDSFVLKYFKSLNQYLSIGPPMYFVVKGGLNYSDTETQNLICGGQWCNSDSLGTQLFIAAQQSNITYVAKPASSWLDDYIDWSQADNCCKYFPGNNSFCPHEKFMCTNCPQSINKLGRPTRSHFEKYISYFLNDNPNDQCVKAGHAAYGQGVNYKLNPANNLSQVGASYFMTYHSILKTSADYYESMRAARKISDNITNMINSHMEAANRSERTEVFPYSVFYVFYEQYLTMWPDTLKSLGISLLAIFLVTFFLMGLDIFSSCVVVITITMIMVNIGGLMYWWHITLNAVSLVNLVMAVGISVEFCSHLVHSFSMSVRATRLERVADAVTNMGSSVFSGITLTKFGGIIVLGFAKSQIFKVFYFRMYLAIVLFGAAHGLIFLPVLLSYIGSPMNREKLANHRRAMRGNLENVQETSLNHRVSKTNTPTTPITSTFRALDCDR; from the exons ATGACTGTGTGCTCTGGAATGTCATCGATGAAAGCGTCATTACTGCTTCTATTCACCATTGTATCAGTCACG GTCATCAATGGTGAAGATGGCCACTGCATCTGGTATGGTTCCTGTCACAGAGATGCACTGGACCATGCCAAGTACTGTCCATACTCCGGCCCGGCCAAGCCACTGGACCCCGAGGGACAGGGGTTCCTAGCAAAACTCTGTCCCCATATGATTCAGGCACCCGGTAAAGAGATCAAAACGTGCTGCAACACAGAACAACTGAAGATTCTCGACCAGAACATTCTTCTAGCTGCAAGTATTCTGTCACGTTGTCCCAGCTGTCTCGGGAATTTGGTTAAACATTTCTGTGAATTTACGTGCAGCGAGAGTCAGAGTGAATTCCTGAATATAACCAAATTTGGGCCCAATGATACGTATATCGATGGGGTCGATCTTTACGTGACAAATAACTATCTGGAGGAGACTTTTAAATCTTGCAGCAGAGTTTCAGTTCCCAGCACTGGCCAATTAGCCTTTGACCTCATGTGTGGGGACTGGGCATCGAGTCATTGCACTCCTAAGAGGTGGTTCGAATTCATGGGAGACGCTGCGAACAATCCTTATGTACCATTTCAGATTACGTACATTGGGACGAATAAAAAAGTTGGAAATTTTACACCGATGGATCCGAATATCACACCTTGCAGCAAACCATACAAT TCGACAACAGCAGCTTGCAGTTGCGTGGACTGTGAAGAAAGTTGTCCAGTGCCACCACCAGCTCCTCTGCCCCCCAAGCCGTTCAGTCTGTTCGGTTACGACGGATACGCAGTAACAATGACCATAATCTTCATCCTCGGAACCCCATTATTTCTCCTGTCGATCGTATGTTTCACCAATCGAAAGACGATAG GTGTCACATCAGCTGATGATTTACCTAGTGGCCTTCAAGAAGAGGAGTCCACGATGATCGAGAAACTGGGAGCAAATACAGATAAATttcttcaggaatttttctgtGCATGGGGTGTCTTCTGCGCCAAACGACCTGTCGAAGTTCTCCTCATGAGTGCTTGTGTAATCATCGCCCTGGGCTGTGGCATCAGATATACTCACGTGACAACAGATCCAGTGGAGTTGTGGGCATCAGCGACATCGAGATCGCGAGTGGAGCGACAGTACTTCGACAGTCATTTCGAGCCCTTCTACAGGAATGAGCAGATAATAATATCAGCTGTGGGACTTCCTAACATCATTCATAATACATCAGACGGCATGATCAGCTTTGGCCCAGTCTTCCACCGAGAATTTCTGACGACAATCTTGGAGCTTCAGGAAGGAATCAAAGCCATCAAGACTAAGAACAATTACACTCTAGCTGATATTTGTTTTGCTCCTATGACAAATGCTTTCACTGGGCCCCCGACAGTGGAGAAATGCACGATTCAGAGCATCTGGGGATACTGGACCAATAGCATGGAGAGATTCAACGAAACAGACGAAGAACACGGTTACACTATTAATTATCTGGACCACTTTAAGACCTGCACAAATAATCCGTATAATTCAGAGTGTCTAGCTCCTTATGGAGGTCCCATAGAACCAGCAATAGCTGTTGGAGGATTTCTGTCACCAGGACAATCCCTCAAAGATCCTCCCTACGAGAAGGCAACTGCCATTGTCCTGACATTCCTGGTTAATAACTATCACAACAAATCAAAGCTCCAGCCGGCGATGGAGTGGGAGAAAACTTACATTGAATACATGAAGAATTGGGTCGCCACGAAGAAGCCCAGCTACATGGACGTTGCATTCACCTCTGAAAGATCCATTGAAGACGAGCTGTACCGAGAATCACAATCAGATATATCAACGATTCTCGTATCTTACATCATCATGTTTGCTTACATCACTGTTTCACTGGGGCAGATGAAGTCCTGTAGTCGTTTGCTGATTGATTCCAAGATCACCCTGGGCCTTGGAGGTGTTTTAATAGTTCTAACATCTGTGATATCCTCGGTGGGATTGTTTGGATTCATTGGACTACCAGCGACATTGATTATCATTGAAGTTATACCGTTCTTGGTGCTCGCTGTTGGGGTTGATAACGTTTTTATTCTTGTTCAAACACATCAGAGAGAGGGCAGGAGACCTAATGAATCGATTCCAGAGCACATTGGCCGGATCCTGGGTCAAGTTGGCCCCAGTATGCTCCTGACGAGTGTCTCTGAGAGCTGTTGCTTCTTCCTTGGAGGCCTTTCAGACATGCCTGCTGTCAAGGCTTTCGCCCTCTACGCAGGAATGGCACTTCTCATCGATTTCTTACTACAGATCACGTGTTTCGTGAGCTTGTTGACCCTGGACACTCTTAGATATTCGGGAAATAGGATGGATGTCTGTTGCTGGATTAGAGGATCGAAGAAGGACAGTGGAGAGGAGGTCGTCGATGGAGTTTTatacaaaattttcaaactcgCTTATGTTCCATTTTTACTGAAGAAGTGGGTGAGGGCTGGAGTAATGGTGATATTCTTCGGATGGCTGTGCACGAGTATAGCAGTGGTGCCTCATATTGAGATTGGCCTTGATCAGGAGCTTTCCATGCCCGAGGACAGTTTTgttctgaaatattttaaatctcTGAATCAATATCTGTCGATAGGGCCGCCCATGTACTTCGTGGTGAAAGGGGGACTGAATTATTCGGATACAGAGACACAGAATTTAATCTGTGGCGGTCAATGGTGTAACTCTGATTCATTGGGTACTCAGCTGTTCATCGCTGCTCAACAGTCCAACATAACTTATGTTGCCAAACCAGCTTCCTCGTGGCTTGATGATTATATTGATTGGAGTCAGGCGGACAATTGCTGCAAATACTTTCCAGGAAATAATTCTTTCTGTCCACATGAGAAATTTATGTGTACGAATTGTCCTCAGAGTATCAACAAATTGGGAAGACCTACTAGATCGCATTTCGAGAAATATATTTCTTATTTCTTGAATGATAATCCTAATGATCAGTGTGTGAAGGCTGGCCATGCTGCGTATGGACAAGgagttaattataaattaaatccTGCTAATAATTTATCGCAGGTTGGAGCCTCGTATTTCATGACTTATCATTCGATTCTAAAGACTTCGGCTGATTACTATGAGTCCATGAGAGCTGCCAGGAAGATATCGGATAATATCACGAATATGATTAATAGTCATATGGAGGCTGCCAACCGTAGTGAGAGGACTGAGGTATTTCCTTACAGCGTTTTCTACGTCTTCTATGAGCAGTATCTTACTATGTGGCCGGATACGTTGAAGAGCCTTGGCATTTCCCTCTTGGCCATATTCTTGGTAACGTTCTTCCTCATGGGATTGGATATATTCTCGTCGTGTGTAGTTGTCATCACTATTACTATGATCATGGTCAACATTGGTGGGTTGATGTATTGGTGGCATATTACACTTAATGCTGTGTCGTTAGTTAATCTTGTTATG GCCGTTGGCATTTCTGTGGAGTTCTGCAGCCATCTCGTTCACTCATTTTCAATGTCAGTTAGAGCAACAAGGCTGGAGAGAGTTGCTGATGCTGTAACGAACATGGGAAGTTCAGTATTCAGTGGAATAACACTCACCAAATTCGGTGGAATAATCGTACTAGGCTTTGCAAAGAGCCAAATATTCAAA GTATTTTACTTTAGAATGTATCTGGCAATCGTGCTGTTTGGTGCAGCCCACGGTCTGATATTCCTTCCAGTTCTCCTGAGTTACATAG GCTCACCTATGAATCGAGAGAAATTGGCCAATCACAGGAGAGCCATGCGTGGAAATCTGGAGAACGTGCAAGAAACCTCATTAAATCATCGAGTAAGCAAAACAAATACACCCACTACACCCATCACAAGTACATTCCGAGCTCTCGATTGTGATAGATAG
- the LOC135169258 gene encoding NPC intracellular cholesterol transporter 1 isoform X1, with translation MTVCSGMSSMKASLLLLFTIVSVTVINGEDGHCIWYGSCHRDALDHAKYCPYSGPAKPLDPEGQGFLAKLCPHMIQAPGKEIKTCCNTEQLKILDQNILLAASILSRCPSCLGNLVKHFCEFTCSESQSEFLNITKFGPNDTYIDGVDLYVTNNYLEETFKSCSRVSVPSTGQLAFDLMCGDWASSHCTPKRWFEFMGDAANNPYVPFQITYIGTNKKVGNFTPMDPNITPCSKPYNSTTAACSCVDCEESCPVPPPAPLPPKPFSLFGYDGYAVTMTIIFILGTPLFLLSIVCFTNRKTIVARGEEVGRQVGRRLTAGLHHPGDGARIALAADQEDSPLQSKRSSVTSADDLPSGLQEEESTMIEKLGANTDKFLQEFFCAWGVFCAKRPVEVLLMSACVIIALGCGIRYTHVTTDPVELWASATSRSRVERQYFDSHFEPFYRNEQIIISAVGLPNIIHNTSDGMISFGPVFHREFLTTILELQEGIKAIKTKNNYTLADICFAPMTNAFTGPPTVEKCTIQSIWGYWTNSMERFNETDEEHGYTINYLDHFKTCTNNPYNSECLAPYGGPIEPAIAVGGFLSPGQSLKDPPYEKATAIVLTFLVNNYHNKSKLQPAMEWEKTYIEYMKNWVATKKPSYMDVAFTSERSIEDELYRESQSDISTILVSYIIMFAYITVSLGQMKSCSRLLIDSKITLGLGGVLIVLTSVISSVGLFGFIGLPATLIIIEVIPFLVLAVGVDNVFILVQTHQREGRRPNESIPEHIGRILGQVGPSMLLTSVSESCCFFLGGLSDMPAVKAFALYAGMALLIDFLLQITCFVSLLTLDTLRYSGNRMDVCCWIRGSKKDSGEEVVDGVLYKIFKLAYVPFLLKKWVRAGVMVIFFGWLCTSIAVVPHIEIGLDQELSMPEDSFVLKYFKSLNQYLSIGPPMYFVVKGGLNYSDTETQNLICGGQWCNSDSLGTQLFIAAQQSNITYVAKPASSWLDDYIDWSQADNCCKYFPGNNSFCPHEKFMCTNCPQSINKLGRPTRSHFEKYISYFLNDNPNDQCVKAGHAAYGQGVNYKLNPANNLSQVGASYFMTYHSILKTSADYYESMRAARKISDNITNMINSHMEAANRSERTEVFPYSVFYVFYEQYLTMWPDTLKSLGISLLAIFLVTFFLMGLDIFSSCVVVITITMIMVNIGGLMYWWHITLNAVSLVNLVMAVGISVEFCSHLVHSFSMSVRATRLERVADAVTNMGSSVFSGITLTKFGGIIVLGFAKSQIFKVFYFRMYLAIVLFGAAHGLIFLPVLLSYIGSPMNREKLANHRRAMRGNLENVQETSLNHRVSKTNTPTTPITSTFRALDCDR, from the exons ATGACTGTGTGCTCTGGAATGTCATCGATGAAAGCGTCATTACTGCTTCTATTCACCATTGTATCAGTCACG GTCATCAATGGTGAAGATGGCCACTGCATCTGGTATGGTTCCTGTCACAGAGATGCACTGGACCATGCCAAGTACTGTCCATACTCCGGCCCGGCCAAGCCACTGGACCCCGAGGGACAGGGGTTCCTAGCAAAACTCTGTCCCCATATGATTCAGGCACCCGGTAAAGAGATCAAAACGTGCTGCAACACAGAACAACTGAAGATTCTCGACCAGAACATTCTTCTAGCTGCAAGTATTCTGTCACGTTGTCCCAGCTGTCTCGGGAATTTGGTTAAACATTTCTGTGAATTTACGTGCAGCGAGAGTCAGAGTGAATTCCTGAATATAACCAAATTTGGGCCCAATGATACGTATATCGATGGGGTCGATCTTTACGTGACAAATAACTATCTGGAGGAGACTTTTAAATCTTGCAGCAGAGTTTCAGTTCCCAGCACTGGCCAATTAGCCTTTGACCTCATGTGTGGGGACTGGGCATCGAGTCATTGCACTCCTAAGAGGTGGTTCGAATTCATGGGAGACGCTGCGAACAATCCTTATGTACCATTTCAGATTACGTACATTGGGACGAATAAAAAAGTTGGAAATTTTACACCGATGGATCCGAATATCACACCTTGCAGCAAACCATACAAT TCGACAACAGCAGCTTGCAGTTGCGTGGACTGTGAAGAAAGTTGTCCAGTGCCACCACCAGCTCCTCTGCCCCCCAAGCCGTTCAGTCTGTTCGGTTACGACGGATACGCAGTAACAATGACCATAATCTTCATCCTCGGAACCCCATTATTTCTCCTGTCGATCGTATGTTTCACCAATCGAAAGACGATAG TTGCAAGGGGCGAGGAAGTAGGGAGACAGGTGGGTAGACGTCTCACCGCTGGTTTGCATCACCCTGGAGATGGTGCACGTATTGCTCTGGCTGCTGATCAGGAGGACAGTCCACTGCAGTCGAAAAGATCGA GTGTCACATCAGCTGATGATTTACCTAGTGGCCTTCAAGAAGAGGAGTCCACGATGATCGAGAAACTGGGAGCAAATACAGATAAATttcttcaggaatttttctgtGCATGGGGTGTCTTCTGCGCCAAACGACCTGTCGAAGTTCTCCTCATGAGTGCTTGTGTAATCATCGCCCTGGGCTGTGGCATCAGATATACTCACGTGACAACAGATCCAGTGGAGTTGTGGGCATCAGCGACATCGAGATCGCGAGTGGAGCGACAGTACTTCGACAGTCATTTCGAGCCCTTCTACAGGAATGAGCAGATAATAATATCAGCTGTGGGACTTCCTAACATCATTCATAATACATCAGACGGCATGATCAGCTTTGGCCCAGTCTTCCACCGAGAATTTCTGACGACAATCTTGGAGCTTCAGGAAGGAATCAAAGCCATCAAGACTAAGAACAATTACACTCTAGCTGATATTTGTTTTGCTCCTATGACAAATGCTTTCACTGGGCCCCCGACAGTGGAGAAATGCACGATTCAGAGCATCTGGGGATACTGGACCAATAGCATGGAGAGATTCAACGAAACAGACGAAGAACACGGTTACACTATTAATTATCTGGACCACTTTAAGACCTGCACAAATAATCCGTATAATTCAGAGTGTCTAGCTCCTTATGGAGGTCCCATAGAACCAGCAATAGCTGTTGGAGGATTTCTGTCACCAGGACAATCCCTCAAAGATCCTCCCTACGAGAAGGCAACTGCCATTGTCCTGACATTCCTGGTTAATAACTATCACAACAAATCAAAGCTCCAGCCGGCGATGGAGTGGGAGAAAACTTACATTGAATACATGAAGAATTGGGTCGCCACGAAGAAGCCCAGCTACATGGACGTTGCATTCACCTCTGAAAGATCCATTGAAGACGAGCTGTACCGAGAATCACAATCAGATATATCAACGATTCTCGTATCTTACATCATCATGTTTGCTTACATCACTGTTTCACTGGGGCAGATGAAGTCCTGTAGTCGTTTGCTGATTGATTCCAAGATCACCCTGGGCCTTGGAGGTGTTTTAATAGTTCTAACATCTGTGATATCCTCGGTGGGATTGTTTGGATTCATTGGACTACCAGCGACATTGATTATCATTGAAGTTATACCGTTCTTGGTGCTCGCTGTTGGGGTTGATAACGTTTTTATTCTTGTTCAAACACATCAGAGAGAGGGCAGGAGACCTAATGAATCGATTCCAGAGCACATTGGCCGGATCCTGGGTCAAGTTGGCCCCAGTATGCTCCTGACGAGTGTCTCTGAGAGCTGTTGCTTCTTCCTTGGAGGCCTTTCAGACATGCCTGCTGTCAAGGCTTTCGCCCTCTACGCAGGAATGGCACTTCTCATCGATTTCTTACTACAGATCACGTGTTTCGTGAGCTTGTTGACCCTGGACACTCTTAGATATTCGGGAAATAGGATGGATGTCTGTTGCTGGATTAGAGGATCGAAGAAGGACAGTGGAGAGGAGGTCGTCGATGGAGTTTTatacaaaattttcaaactcgCTTATGTTCCATTTTTACTGAAGAAGTGGGTGAGGGCTGGAGTAATGGTGATATTCTTCGGATGGCTGTGCACGAGTATAGCAGTGGTGCCTCATATTGAGATTGGCCTTGATCAGGAGCTTTCCATGCCCGAGGACAGTTTTgttctgaaatattttaaatctcTGAATCAATATCTGTCGATAGGGCCGCCCATGTACTTCGTGGTGAAAGGGGGACTGAATTATTCGGATACAGAGACACAGAATTTAATCTGTGGCGGTCAATGGTGTAACTCTGATTCATTGGGTACTCAGCTGTTCATCGCTGCTCAACAGTCCAACATAACTTATGTTGCCAAACCAGCTTCCTCGTGGCTTGATGATTATATTGATTGGAGTCAGGCGGACAATTGCTGCAAATACTTTCCAGGAAATAATTCTTTCTGTCCACATGAGAAATTTATGTGTACGAATTGTCCTCAGAGTATCAACAAATTGGGAAGACCTACTAGATCGCATTTCGAGAAATATATTTCTTATTTCTTGAATGATAATCCTAATGATCAGTGTGTGAAGGCTGGCCATGCTGCGTATGGACAAGgagttaattataaattaaatccTGCTAATAATTTATCGCAGGTTGGAGCCTCGTATTTCATGACTTATCATTCGATTCTAAAGACTTCGGCTGATTACTATGAGTCCATGAGAGCTGCCAGGAAGATATCGGATAATATCACGAATATGATTAATAGTCATATGGAGGCTGCCAACCGTAGTGAGAGGACTGAGGTATTTCCTTACAGCGTTTTCTACGTCTTCTATGAGCAGTATCTTACTATGTGGCCGGATACGTTGAAGAGCCTTGGCATTTCCCTCTTGGCCATATTCTTGGTAACGTTCTTCCTCATGGGATTGGATATATTCTCGTCGTGTGTAGTTGTCATCACTATTACTATGATCATGGTCAACATTGGTGGGTTGATGTATTGGTGGCATATTACACTTAATGCTGTGTCGTTAGTTAATCTTGTTATG GCCGTTGGCATTTCTGTGGAGTTCTGCAGCCATCTCGTTCACTCATTTTCAATGTCAGTTAGAGCAACAAGGCTGGAGAGAGTTGCTGATGCTGTAACGAACATGGGAAGTTCAGTATTCAGTGGAATAACACTCACCAAATTCGGTGGAATAATCGTACTAGGCTTTGCAAAGAGCCAAATATTCAAA GTATTTTACTTTAGAATGTATCTGGCAATCGTGCTGTTTGGTGCAGCCCACGGTCTGATATTCCTTCCAGTTCTCCTGAGTTACATAG GCTCACCTATGAATCGAGAGAAATTGGCCAATCACAGGAGAGCCATGCGTGGAAATCTGGAGAACGTGCAAGAAACCTCATTAAATCATCGAGTAAGCAAAACAAATACACCCACTACACCCATCACAAGTACATTCCGAGCTCTCGATTGTGATAGATAG